One window of the Triticum dicoccoides isolate Atlit2015 ecotype Zavitan chromosome 3B, WEW_v2.0, whole genome shotgun sequence genome contains the following:
- the LOC119276319 gene encoding protein DETOXIFICATION 14-like: MAEAPLLPRKNQEATGYWRSEARKLAYLALPMVAVSLSQYAVQVSSNMMVGHLPGVLPLSSAAIATSLASVSGFSLLTGMASALETLCGQAYGARQYHTLGLHMYTAIVTLLVACVPLSLLWAFMGNLLVLIGQDPLIAHGAGRYIVWLIPGLFANAVIQPITKFLQSQSLIMPLLLLSVATLALHVPLCWVMVFRTGMGYTGAALAISVSYWLNVAMLVAYIVMSSTCKETRTPPTIKAFRGVGVFLRLALPSALMICLEWWSFELLILMSGLLPNPELQTSVLSICLTSVTLLFTIPSGLGAAGSTRVANELGAGNPEGARSAVRVVMSVAVTEAVVVSGTLLLSRRLLGRAYSSEEEVASAVAVMVPLVCITVVTDGLQGVLSGVARGCGWQHVGAYVNLGSFYLLGIPMAMLLGFVLKMGENGLWMGVVCGSISQTTLLSAITFFTDWQKMADKARERSLSEKATESESRSLLE, translated from the exons ATGGCGGAGGCGCCTCTGCTGCCGCGGAAGAACCAGGAGGCGACGGGGTACTGGCGGAGCGAGGCCAGGAAGCTGGCGTACCTGGCGCTGCCGATGGTGGCCGTGAGCCTGTCGCAGTACGCGGTGCAGGTGTCCTCCAACATGATGGTCGGCCACCTCCCCGGCGTCCTCCCGCTCTCCTCCGCTGCCATCGCCACCTCCCTCGCCTCCGTCTCCGGCTTCAGCCTGCTC ACCGGCATGGCGAGCGCACTGGAAACGCTCTGCGGCCAGGCCTACGGCGCAAGGCAGTACCACACTCTGGGGCTCCACATGTACACAGCCATCGTCACTCTCCTGGTGGCGTGCGTCCCGCTGTCGCTCCTGTGGGCGTTCATGGGCAATCTCCTGGTGCTGATCGGGCAGGACCCCCTGATCGCGCACGGCGCCGGGAGGTACATCGTGTGGCTCATCCCGGGGCTCTTCGCCAACGCGGTGATCCAGCCCATCACCAAGTTCCTGCAGTCGCAGAGCCTCATCATGCCGCTGCTCCTGTTGTCCGTGGCCACGCTGGCGCTCCACGTCCCCCTGTGCTGGGTCATGGTGTTCAGGACCGGAATGGGGTACACCGGCGCCGCCCTGGCCATCAGCGTCTCATACTGGCTCAACGTGGCCATGCTCGTGGCGTACATTGTGATGTCGAGCACCTGCAAGGAGACGCGCACGCCGCCGACCATCAAGGCCTTCAGGGGTGTGGGTGTGTTCCTGCGCCTAGCTCTGCCCTCTGCGCTCATGATATG TCTTGAGTGGTGGTCATTTGAGCTGCTTATTCTCATGTCGGGGCTTCTGCCCAACCCCGAGCTTCAAACCTCGGTGCTCTCAATATG CCTCACGAGCGTCACATTGCTCTTTACTATACCTTCTGGACTTGGAGCTGCTGGAAG CACGCGAGTAGCTAACGAATTGGGTGCTGGGAACCCGGAAGGAGCTCGCTCGGCGGTCCGGGTCGTGATGTCGGTAGCGGTGACAGAGGCGGTGGTCGTCAGTGGAACTCTTTTGCTGTCACGGCGCCTCCTGGGCCGTGCTTACAGCAGCGAGGAGGAGGTGGCATCTGCCGTCGCCGTGATGGTTCCTCTCGTCTGCATCACCGTGGTCACCGATGGCCTGCAAGGGGTTCTCTCAG gcgtcgctcgAGGATGCGGATGGCAGCACGTGGGCGCGTACGTCAACCTCGGCTCCTTCTACTTGCTCGGAATCCCCATGGCGATGCTCCTCGGTTTTGTGCTCAAGATGGGGGAAAATGGGCTTTGGATGGGCGTCGTCTGTGGATCCATCTCGCAGACCACGCTTCTCTCCGCCATCACGTTTTTCACCGACTGGCAGAAGATG GCTGACAAAGCTAGGGAGAGATCGCTCAGTGAGAAGGCAACGGAGTCCGAGTCGAGATCTCTGCTGGAATAG